The Bdellovibrionales bacterium genome has a segment encoding these proteins:
- a CDS encoding dUTP diphosphatase, whose product MIEKKRTKPLFKDLISLTDFRFYCERQYLTDTAILDNDPRFPPRYVDRYNQVRQEIAEMTNELKFSAKWWAKNKQDDRRKVVTEFIDALHFYCGMVVEEMIKERHFEHERFERDTARAYETWEQLYNFSSLEESGLYSYAETDVLRRHLVDSAFNVFHKSPAHCMAVGLKIVTTFDVTANELLAAYMDKNEIVHARNEQGY is encoded by the coding sequence ATGATCGAGAAGAAACGCACGAAACCATTGTTCAAGGACTTAATTTCATTAACGGATTTCCGCTTTTATTGTGAGCGTCAGTATTTAACCGACACGGCTATTCTAGACAATGACCCACGCTTTCCACCGCGCTACGTGGATCGCTATAACCAGGTACGTCAAGAAATCGCGGAAATGACGAACGAACTAAAGTTTTCCGCGAAGTGGTGGGCGAAGAACAAACAGGACGACCGCCGAAAGGTCGTAACGGAATTTATCGACGCGCTGCATTTCTATTGTGGGATGGTCGTAGAAGAAATGATTAAAGAGCGGCATTTCGAACATGAGCGTTTTGAACGCGACACGGCACGCGCCTATGAAACGTGGGAGCAACTGTACAACTTCTCGTCACTCGAAGAAAGCGGCCTATACTCATACGCCGAAACGGACGTGTTACGACGTCACTTAGTTGATTCAGCGTTCAACGTGTTTCATAAGAGCCCGGCGCATTGTATGGCCGTAGGGTTAAAGATCGTCACGACGTTCGACGTCACAGCGAATGAACTACTGGCCGCGTACATGGATAAGAACGAGATTGTTCACGCGCGGAATGAACAAGGGTACTAA
- a CDS encoding Holliday junction resolvase RecU — protein sequence MAKKSQRVGQQLENMIDSTNANYLLKGIALMVRQHEEVKTKGYRDKDTKQKVITSAYHKGKGGLDYAGVVNGRYVSFDAKSAADRLAFSAIAPHQVRLMKNIERMGGDAFILTYIRSANAVYLVPAAYLVPLYEEWEAHQELNKATGKNTRYEGGASLNVTNLNDNAFVVLPSLIGSVDWLPAYKKMIQARMAGV from the coding sequence ATGGCTAAGAAATCGCAACGGGTCGGGCAACAACTTGAGAACATGATTGATTCGACGAACGCGAACTATTTACTAAAAGGGATTGCGCTCATGGTACGGCAACATGAAGAAGTGAAGACGAAAGGATACCGCGACAAAGACACGAAACAAAAGGTCATCACGTCGGCCTATCACAAAGGCAAGGGCGGGCTGGACTATGCGGGCGTCGTGAACGGTCGTTACGTGTCATTCGATGCAAAGAGCGCAGCGGATCGACTGGCCTTTAGTGCAATCGCGCCCCATCAAGTCCGGTTGATGAAAAACATCGAGCGCATGGGCGGTGACGCGTTCATACTTACCTACATTCGCAGCGCGAACGCCGTGTATCTTGTCCCTGCTGCCTACCTAGTGCCGCTATATGAGGAGTGGGAAGCACACCAGGAACTAAACAAGGCGACAGGGAAAAACACGCGCTATGAAGGCGGGGCATCGCTCAATGTGACGAATCTTAATGATAACGCGTTCGTTGTACTGCCGTCATTGATCGGGTCGGTCGATTGGTTGCCTGCTTACAAGAAAATGATTCAAGCGAGAATGGCCGGTGTATAA
- a CDS encoding ATP-binding protein has product MVIEDTRSRKAEGLKPLVYEPYEYQTPCKCLESKLRRERRERSGIPPKYELANLKEFRTDIYKRPDSRERAAVVKEFATKVVRRFEDLMNSGVDSIGLYLYSDEKGSGKTFTACALANHLIAAAGLETRFHVVEELLEDIRSTYNNNNERTRAQIMDELKRVDLLVLDEIGIGSESRFVTRTLYELIDYRKNHRKMTVFTSNLRVDQLESAYIGDDGRIGRRIQEMTNQLDFPEENVTPAENRKDTSEVFKILGMGDKSE; this is encoded by the coding sequence ATGGTCATCGAAGATACGCGCAGCCGAAAGGCCGAGGGATTGAAGCCGCTCGTATATGAACCTTACGAATATCAGACGCCTTGCAAGTGCTTAGAATCGAAGTTACGGCGAGAACGGCGAGAACGTTCCGGCATCCCGCCGAAATATGAGCTTGCCAACCTAAAAGAGTTTCGGACGGATATTTATAAGCGTCCAGACAGCCGCGAACGTGCTGCCGTCGTCAAGGAATTCGCGACAAAGGTCGTCAGAAGGTTCGAAGACTTGATGAACAGCGGCGTCGATTCAATCGGGTTATACCTGTACAGCGACGAGAAGGGCAGCGGCAAGACGTTCACGGCGTGCGCCTTAGCGAATCATCTGATTGCAGCGGCCGGACTAGAAACACGCTTTCACGTCGTCGAGGAACTACTGGAAGATATTCGTTCGACGTATAACAACAATAACGAGCGGACACGGGCGCAGATCATGGACGAGCTCAAACGCGTGGACTTGCTTGTATTGGACGAAATCGGAATAGGTTCAGAGTCGCGGTTCGTGACACGGACGTTGTACGAGCTCATTGATTACCGCAAGAATCATCGAAAGATGACGGTCTTTACATCGAACTTACGTGTAGACCAGTTGGAGAGCGCATATATCGGGGATGACGGCCGAATTGGTCGCAGGATTCAAGAAATGACGAATCAACTCGACTTCCCGGAAGAAAATGTAACGCCGGCGGAAAACCGAAAGGACACAAGCGAAGTCTTTAAAATTTTAGGAATGGGAGATAAAAGCGAATGA
- a CDS encoding helix-turn-helix domain-containing protein gives MNHDKVIDRNRIPFVMLQNEVVDDETVFADSTEKMVYIVLRRYANENGENAFPSFEKIAKKSRCSRSTAIRRIETLIEKGLISKQTRFNDKGGVTSNLYTIEDFHEYVRSRTLVSEGHGGQYHSETTPVSQGHPPSVSVTLYKDSLKNTNDIDSIKNNNVQSPKDDLNERFESIYKLYPKKQGKKRAFAAYKKAIKAGVTDDTITNGIKRYCFMLEVNRTAAQYIKQAGTWFFNEGWNDEYATDGRYRGNEGAHTAGATESAGNGGGVIAELARKRAASGQPVNNDWEQELDDLEW, from the coding sequence GTGAATCACGACAAAGTAATAGACAGAAATCGAATCCCGTTTGTGATGCTTCAAAACGAAGTGGTGGACGACGAAACGGTTTTCGCGGACTCGACTGAAAAGATGGTTTACATCGTCCTACGTCGATATGCGAATGAGAACGGCGAGAACGCGTTCCCGTCATTCGAGAAGATCGCAAAGAAATCGCGCTGCTCACGTTCGACCGCGATTAGACGGATTGAAACGTTAATCGAAAAAGGTTTGATTTCGAAGCAAACGCGATTTAATGACAAGGGTGGAGTAACAAGTAATCTGTACACGATTGAGGACTTTCACGAATACGTTAGAAGTCGTACCCTAGTGTCAGAGGGACACGGGGGGCAGTATCACAGTGAAACTACCCCAGTGTCACAGGGACACCCCCCCAGTGTCAGTGTGACACTCTATAAAGATTCACTTAAAAACACCAATGACATAGATTCAATTAAAAACAATAATGTTCAATCGCCTAAAGACGATTTGAACGAGCGTTTTGAATCTATCTACAAACTTTATCCGAAGAAGCAAGGAAAGAAACGAGCGTTCGCCGCTTACAAGAAAGCAATCAAGGCCGGCGTAACCGACGACACAATCACAAACGGCATCAAACGGTATTGCTTCATGCTCGAAGTGAACCGTACCGCAGCACAATACATCAAACAGGCCGGAACATGGTTCTTTAACGAAGGGTGGAACGACGAGTATGCGACGGATGGGAGATACAGAGGAAATGAAGGCGCTCATACAGCGGGCGCAACAGAAAGCGCAGGAAATGGCGGCGGCGTCATCGCAGAGCTCGCACGAAAACGAGCAGCAAGCGGGCAACCGGTCAATAACGATTGGGAACAGGAACTTGACGATCTTGAATGGTAA
- a CDS encoding TM2 domain-containing protein, with amino-acid sequence MDNTANILLANQEYEDRKKSKPLAYVLWLLLGMFAAHRFYSGQTGYAIAMLLLGWFTLGIWNLIDVFLVGGAIDRRNNDLKSDIYRKYGIR; translated from the coding sequence ATGGATAACACGGCAAACATCTTACTGGCGAATCAAGAATACGAGGATCGCAAGAAATCGAAACCGCTCGCTTACGTCCTTTGGTTATTGTTAGGCATGTTCGCGGCACATCGGTTCTACAGCGGTCAAACCGGTTACGCGATTGCCATGCTGCTATTGGGTTGGTTCACGCTAGGCATTTGGAACTTGATCGACGTGTTCTTAGTCGGTGGCGCGATTGATCGCCGCAACAATGATTTGAAATCAGACATCTATCGCAAATACGGGATTCGGTAA
- a CDS encoding ERF family protein, with protein sequence MSFTFSESFNEVAAAFAKSQLEFTAVKKNRTVKVQTKSGGSYTFEYADLTAILDMARPILAKNGIAVTQNASIKRIDTGAPYIVVNTMLIHASGQYIMYAPLEFPADGQIQANGGTITYLKRYALAAALGIASEEDDDGNAADNNSVQGDANGTSGDGGQPKASPHKLASEKQINTIIRQTKIVGEKHRMTEDEVLARFETDYNNLPKITSQRASEIITSLMEAANMKK encoded by the coding sequence ATGTCATTCACATTTTCAGAATCATTTAATGAGGTCGCAGCGGCTTTCGCGAAAAGTCAGCTAGAATTCACGGCCGTTAAAAAGAATCGAACGGTAAAGGTACAAACGAAATCGGGCGGTTCATATACGTTCGAATACGCGGACTTGACGGCCATTCTCGACATGGCGCGCCCGATCCTTGCAAAGAACGGGATTGCGGTCACTCAAAACGCGAGCATTAAACGAATTGACACCGGCGCGCCTTACATCGTCGTCAATACCATGCTCATTCATGCGAGCGGTCAATACATCATGTACGCCCCGCTTGAGTTTCCGGCCGATGGTCAGATTCAAGCAAACGGCGGCACGATCACGTATCTAAAACGGTACGCACTTGCCGCAGCGCTAGGGATTGCGAGCGAGGAAGACGACGACGGCAACGCGGCCGATAATAACAGCGTACAGGGCGACGCGAACGGGACGAGCGGCGACGGCGGACAGCCGAAGGCGAGCCCGCACAAACTAGCGAGCGAGAAACAAATAAATACAATCATTCGTCAAACAAAAATTGTTGGTGAAAAACACCGCATGACCGAAGACGAAGTATTAGCACGTTTCGAAACCGATTATAACAACCTTCCTAAAATCACAAGTCAGCGGGCAAGTGAAATCATCACTTCACTCATGGAAGCCGCAAACATGAAGAAATAA
- a CDS encoding siphovirus Gp157 family protein, with product MNIFNLSAAKLEVLAQLEDGTLTADQAFDTLEAIDEALEDKYDGYAGIDFSLKADEEALAAEIKRLTARKQAIANERKRLRENVLGSLEALDMKRIKTNKYTISKTVRTNYVITDESLLPDEFRERKLVETINKDAVKERLKDGEQIDGAEIQKATALQIR from the coding sequence ATGAACATTTTTAACCTGTCAGCAGCAAAACTCGAAGTGTTGGCACAACTCGAAGATGGGACGTTAACGGCAGATCAAGCGTTCGACACGCTCGAAGCGATTGACGAAGCGTTAGAGGACAAGTACGACGGTTACGCCGGTATCGACTTTTCGTTAAAAGCGGACGAGGAAGCACTAGCAGCAGAAATCAAACGATTAACAGCACGTAAGCAGGCGATTGCTAACGAGCGTAAGCGACTACGCGAGAACGTGCTAGGGTCGCTTGAAGCGCTCGACATGAAGCGGATCAAAACGAACAAGTACACGATTTCAAAAACGGTTCGTACAAACTACGTCATTACAGACGAGTCATTACTGCCAGATGAATTCCGCGAACGTAAGCTAGTCGAAACAATCAACAAGGACGCCGTTAAAGAACGGTTGAAAGACGGCGAGCAGATCGACGGGGCGGAAATCCAAAAAGCAACGGCTTTACAAATTCGATAA